A single genomic interval of Halalkalibaculum roseum harbors:
- a CDS encoding alpha-ketoacid dehydrogenase subunit alpha/beta: MPSTKQKEQEADTVAELFDWKKLASIILQSRAMDDKEENDLVPAKEVLYQFSARGHELGQVILGSLLNHKHDAASAYYRSRPLLLSLGLSLEDAMAGPMGKSGGYSDGRDIGVVCNRPGVDGPTVLPMAGDVGSQYTPAIGWAQGIEYRKNVLGEEEYEKAISVILGGDGSVATNGFWSALTIATTQNLPVLFYIEDNEYGISVPSEFQTPGGNIAKNLYSFKNLRIFDGDGTQPLEAAELLHDSVNYVRDRKGPALIHLTVPRLNGHSYQDNQSYKEQELLEKEKKKDPLKHLKSFLVPDYMDDASWDDMEKDAREEIEEVAQAALDRPEPDVSKTERYAFEEMKEDGSPDLQMIGGVAPEGHEFPESSMDPKPEKHRINIVEAVRRTLEYELETNKKLMVFGEDVGAKGGVHAATMGLQTSFGDQRVFDTSLSEEGIIGRSVGLAYTGLVPVAEIQFRKYADPATEQLNNCGTIRWRTANKFAAPIVVRMPGGFAKCGDPWHSMCNEVFFTHAIGWQLAFPSNAEDAVGLLRSAMRSNNPTIFFEHRNLLDAKYARKPYPGDEFVVPFGKAKKLQEGDQISLVTWGAMCERSEEAAEQTGISADIIDLRTLMPWDKGAVLESIKKTNRCLIVHEDSRTAGFGAEISAVLSEEAFRYLDAPIERLTMPDIPVPYNVGLMNSVLPGTDDIADAMQKLVRF, from the coding sequence ATGCCATCCACGAAACAGAAGGAACAAGAAGCAGATACCGTAGCAGAACTCTTTGACTGGAAAAAACTGGCAAGTATCATACTGCAATCGCGGGCAATGGATGATAAGGAAGAGAATGATCTTGTTCCCGCTAAAGAGGTGCTTTACCAGTTTTCAGCAAGAGGTCATGAATTGGGACAGGTTATTCTTGGATCACTGCTTAACCACAAGCATGATGCCGCCAGTGCCTATTACCGATCCAGACCGCTGTTGCTATCACTGGGCTTGAGTCTTGAGGATGCTATGGCCGGACCGATGGGCAAGTCGGGTGGATACAGTGACGGTCGAGACATCGGGGTAGTTTGCAACCGTCCCGGAGTGGACGGACCAACCGTGTTACCCATGGCAGGAGATGTCGGTTCTCAGTATACACCTGCCATAGGATGGGCGCAGGGGATTGAGTATCGGAAAAATGTGCTCGGTGAAGAAGAATATGAAAAGGCTATTTCAGTCATACTGGGAGGAGACGGCTCAGTTGCCACCAACGGCTTCTGGTCGGCATTGACCATAGCCACCACTCAAAACCTGCCCGTGTTGTTCTATATCGAGGATAACGAATACGGAATATCGGTCCCGTCCGAATTCCAGACGCCCGGCGGAAATATCGCCAAGAATCTTTACTCATTTAAGAATCTCCGCATATTTGACGGTGACGGTACCCAACCGCTGGAAGCCGCTGAACTTCTGCATGATTCAGTTAATTATGTGAGAGATAGAAAAGGGCCAGCGCTGATTCATTTAACAGTGCCGCGTCTTAACGGGCACTCATACCAGGACAATCAGTCGTATAAAGAACAGGAGCTGCTTGAAAAAGAGAAGAAGAAAGATCCCTTAAAGCATCTCAAATCATTTCTGGTTCCGGATTACATGGACGATGCATCCTGGGATGATATGGAAAAGGATGCCCGGGAAGAGATTGAAGAAGTTGCACAGGCCGCCTTAGACCGACCTGAGCCTGATGTCTCAAAAACAGAACGATATGCCTTCGAAGAGATGAAGGAAGATGGATCGCCCGATCTCCAGATGATTGGTGGTGTTGCACCTGAAGGTCATGAATTTCCTGAATCTTCTATGGATCCCAAGCCTGAAAAGCACCGCATCAATATTGTAGAAGCGGTGAGAAGAACACTGGAATATGAGCTGGAGACAAATAAAAAATTGATGGTCTTCGGCGAAGATGTAGGTGCCAAGGGTGGGGTTCATGCTGCCACCATGGGGCTTCAGACCTCATTCGGAGATCAACGGGTTTTTGATACGAGCCTTTCGGAAGAAGGCATCATCGGAAGATCTGTAGGCCTGGCCTACACCGGCCTGGTACCTGTAGCCGAAATACAATTCAGAAAATATGCCGATCCGGCGACTGAACAGCTAAATAATTGCGGTACCATACGCTGGCGAACCGCCAACAAGTTTGCAGCGCCTATAGTAGTTCGCATGCCGGGCGGGTTTGCGAAATGCGGTGATCCATGGCACAGCATGTGCAATGAAGTGTTCTTCACCCATGCCATTGGCTGGCAGCTGGCATTTCCCAGCAATGCTGAGGACGCGGTCGGTCTCCTAAGATCTGCCATGCGAAGCAACAATCCCACCATTTTCTTTGAGCATCGCAACCTGCTTGATGCCAAATATGCCAGGAAGCCTTACCCGGGAGATGAGTTTGTGGTACCCTTTGGAAAAGCAAAGAAATTGCAGGAAGGAGATCAGATATCCCTTGTCACCTGGGGTGCCATGTGTGAACGATCCGAAGAAGCAGCAGAGCAAACAGGTATCTCTGCAGATATCATTGATCTTCGAACACTGATGCCCTGGGACAAAGGTGCTGTTTTGGAATCTATCAAGAAAACCAACCGTTGCCTGATTGTTCATGAAGATTCACGGACTGCCGGTTTCGGCGCTGAAATTAGTGCCGTACTTTCCGAAGAAGCCTTTCGATATCTAGACGCTCCCATTGAGAGACTTACCATGCCGGATATACCTGTCCCATATAATGTAGGATTGATGAATTCCGTCCTACCGGGCACAGATGATATTGCAGATGCGATGCAAAAGCTGGTTAGATTCTAA